ttaaataattcactttggataaatttttatacaatttaatttgaaacttaaattatataaaaaaattaaattaaaagatttcaagattGAATAACTTGATTGGTTTGCGAACACAAAGTAATGATCAATGGAATAAAAGTACTTGCTTTTAATAAGTTATGTCTATAATTATTTAAGTGAGTTTAACTAGAACAAATTAGGACGTGCAAATcgctaaatttttaattttcaaatcatttttattcattatttacaTGTGTTCATCTGGTGAAGACttagattaataatttattaatttcatagtTGGTTCTAAAAatgaacaatttctttttttttttttttttgtcaattttgcaTAGAATCTCTCAAAAGGAATATGGAGAACTAATGACCcctttttgttgtttctttgaatGTGGGTTTAATGACCCTCAAGCGTTAAATTATTAATGGATGCTatgatattagttttttttaatataaaaaaattaaattatattgaattaatctaatataacctgattgaattaatattttttttgaaaaaattgttggatttgactttaaaataaaattaagttagcatctttaaaaaaaaaccaattgaaaTGAAGAAATATTAGATTAACTTGAACTTCACAGCTTAATATGCCTAACACGTAACTCTGATTATGTACTctattatgtttaataattttttataaaaaaaatgacttaattatatgataaaaaaaaatagatctttataaaattagatttccatcaaataacaagatatttatttgagatcTCTATAatgtcatagaaaataaatcaaaataaatcatgaaaactaattaaaattaataaaatattgaatgataaaattaataaaaatataaaaataataaaaatttaatattaaaagataaaaatttaaaaaaaataaaaataaagcttaaaaaaagGGCTTGGTAGCctttttataatctattttataatcttaaaccttttattttatcattgttttccTAAATGGAACTGAAGTTAAACAATGCAATAGTTCATGTGGTATTCGTAATccataatcaattaaaatattttgatatgatttatagATCTTCGttaaatacttttatttaaagtgaaaataattcagaatttgatttaaaaaacaattttagtcTCAAATCATAACAAATTTTCTTTACTTTCCTGTCAAACAGGCTGGTCAAGCAAgaagagagatttttttattttttttaatgattcgacattaaaattatttttttataacataataatttagatttaattttgaattataaatgaaaagggCTTAGGAAGCATGTGAAAATCACATGCAAGCTGACTAAATgtttttagagattaaattaaagaaaaattaaaaataatatagaaaattttaaaaataaagaaaaaatagctaacatataaagaaaaaaataatcaaacaaacattgattatttttttcatcaattttttttttaaaaaaaaaactagaatcaaTGGCCTCTGGTGTCATTAAATCTTTGCATATATGTTAATCGgtgatatttttaattcatgttttcTCGAATTAAGATGTTATTGGAGATTTCCATTCGGCTATTTGACCATTATACCAAGAGgaggaagacgaagaagaagaagaagaaaacaggaaATTGTCCAGTAGTGAATTTGGGCAAAACTGTAATCTTCGTCTGAATTCtgaacttaaaaagaaaataaaaaactataggCACCAAATTGTCCCACGACATTGTGGGACAAAGATAAGGAAAAGCCCAAAAGAAGTGGGTAGAAGAAGCTTGTGTGGGGAGCATGAAAGCCACGCTTCCATTTGCTCTCCAAACTTCCTACACTATTTACCTCTACACACCACTCACTTATCTCCATATCTCTTCTCTTCACTGTTAAACGAAGACAGACTGTgaggaagagaagaggaaaGAGCTCCTGCAAAAATGGCCTTGCATGCACCAATAAGGCTTCAAGCCACGAAAACATCACCGCCACCTTCTCTTTTAGCTCCTAATGGCAACAATGTTGGTCTTAAAGGACCAACTGATCGTTTTGCTCTAAAATCATCCTTCTTTTCTCCTTCACTTCACCTCTTGATTGCTTCTTACAATCAGAAGCAGCCTCTTGCATCTGCTGCACCAAGATTCTCCATGCGTGCTGCAACCAAGCAGTCCTACATTTGTAGAGATTGCGGGTAcgatttattttcctttttttcttttatttcttgcaCGGTATAATTGGTTTTAGCATTTGGAAGAGAAATTAACAGGATTTGGtgtgataaattaattattgtgaTGCAGGTATATTTACAATGACAGGAAACCCTTTGACAAACAGCCTGATAATTACTTCTGCCCTGGTAATCACTTTCATCTCTGGGATTTATTTGAATGTTCATTTTCCactgaaaaaaattatcccaTGGCCATCCCTCACACAGACAACTGATCATGTCTAGTTATTGTTATTAGTGGTGATAATTTGCATCTATAATGGCCTTGCATCAAAGTGTAAGCTGTGGTGTTACCCTAGAATCTAGATAGCCTTATCCACAGAGTGCTGATTTCGTTGGTTTATTTAAGTATTGCTATCTAATCCTAAGCGAAACGCTTGAAAAGTCGTTGACACCTGACAGGATAAAGAAGTTCGggagatatattttaaaatattttttaggccTGTTTAGATTACAAAATTACAAGGGTTGTACTAATGTCGAGTTAATTATGCTTTGCAGTTTGTGGTGCTCCTAAAAGGAGATTTAGGGAATACATGCCTGCTGTGACAAAAAATGTTAATGACAAAGATGTTCGCAAGGCTCGTAAAGCACAGATCCAGAAAGATGAAGCAATTGGGTATGCGTAGTTCTTCACAGCTGGTGAAACGATGcaatttacattttgtttttgcCTCATAGCTTGATCATGCTATAATTAACgccttttattttgaatttgaacttGTCAGGCGAGCTTTGCCAATTGCAGTGGTGGTCGGAATTGTAGCTCTTGCTGGCATATACTTCTACATCAACAATTCCTTCCCAGGTTGAATGGCAGCAACACCTTCTAAACCCCAGTGTGAGACGAAAGTCATCATGTGAATGCTGGAGTTCATAGaacttttcttgtattttttaatccatttaGGACAACATATGTTCAGTAGCACTCTCTGCTGCCATTGTTCTAATAGCTGAAAAACAGTTGTcttcttatcatttttagtaACAATGAAAAAGAACAGAGTTTAAAGATCCTCAGCTTGGTAAGTTGGGGATAAGACAAACTTCTCCCATATCTTAAGAGAGCATCTAGGAAATAAGCTTTGACGGGGGCATATTTGCAGCATTGACAAGGTTAGAAATTGCAAAAACATCTCCTCTGTGAAGTAGTAtcacccattaaaaaaaacctttccgTTCCCTGATGAACGAGGGATGATATTGACCTAATTTAGATTACTTGATGCTACAACTTATGCAGTCCCAACATGCCAAATCCTCCCAGCTGTTTCCACCGCCGTCTATACCTATCAATTCCCATGATGGTTAGCTAATTATGATGCGTTAATGCCTCAGCTATCATCCAGACGGCGAGTTCATTGATGCTAAATTTAATAGCAAATGTTACTTGTTAGCTATACAACCAAGCAGAATTGTTTACTCTTTTCTCCATCGAGAGGGGAGGGGGAAGTTTAAAGGAGAAAACAAGTCACTAAAACTAGAGAGTGGAGCAGGCTTGAACTCGCAAGGTCCTTCTTTCACTCCCCAAACCTATAACCAAAACTCAAGTTAATAACAAATGGAAgaaaccatctaggtggtggtcCAGTGGTAAAAGCTTAGGACCAAGAGGTTTACTCTTTTTGTGGTCTCAGGTTTGAACcataggttgctcatatgatggctaTTGAaggcttacatggttgttaacttcagggccgtagaattagtcgaggtgcgcgcaaactgacccggacacccacattaatcaaaaaaaaaaaaaaatgtaagaaagaaaagaaaagggataagCTCCAGCTTCATTCCCAAATAAAATGATACTCAAACCATGAAAGCAACCTGATTTCCATCATCATCAGATCAATTAACATGCAGGCTTAGCGTagtatttgaatatttatacatttgttagcccttctttttttatgaattcttcaattataatgtaattacCAGTCGCATGCTCGCACATTCTTTCAAGGTTTGGTTGCTACGTGTAAAGCATGGTTTCATGTTCATCTACGTGGGTGTTTGTATTACGTGCgtgtgttattaaaaaaaatttaaattaatatttttattgtatttttattgttttgatatattaataataaaagaaaaataataataaaatattttaatatatttttaaataaaaaagtattttgaaaaataacttcttccaaacacttttaaatgaccaaacatcaagaaatatattattagatatttgtatctttctttttctttcattttatgcCTTTCTTTAATTGGTGCTGCTATTTATGTTTTATAGGACTTCaggcaaaaagaaaatttacagaTGGAATTTTTTTAGCCCTTCCTAGATCTTTGGAAGTTgagaaacatttaaaaaaactggGAACTTATATCTTCTGGCACATGATGCGATGCTGATTTTGAGTGTTAAAATGAATGGTTTGGTTCAAAGGTGAAAGTTTAAGAAACAGAAATCTATTGTGTTGGTTGTCAATTCCTGCAAGGGaaaatcttgaatttgataattttggATGTCCAAGAACATAGGATGATTCACGGACAAAGCTATTCGTATGTAGTATACAACAAAATCCAATGGCTATGACTACAATGCTGAAGCCTTTAGGAATTTGGGaacatgataaaattatagTAATGGAACAACCTAAGCTCCAGCCCAGTTGAAAGGAGAACTGGCTTGTGTTTCTTTCACCCCTCAATCCAACAATCTAAAAAGCTTCTGGTAGAGAGAGCTCATAGGTTTAACGAAGCTCATGATTATGGGGAGAGCCTGGTTTCAGTCTACTTGGCCAAACATCAAGACACAGACTGTCAAATCAGACAATAGGTATTTGtggctttctttttcttactcTTGTACCTTTCTTTACTAGTAGGTGGCGATGTATTCTTTATATTTCGGGCAAAAAACTTCTCAGATGAAAAGTTTTGAGCCTTCTATAATGACACCACTTGCCAGTTTTGTTTTCCAGAAATTTTGGTAGTTCAGAAACTTACAAGAATATTGCAATGGAAAATTCTGGCAGCTAATTCTTCTGACAGGTATATATCAGAAAGTAATTGAAGATGCAATTGAGAATCAATTGTAATATAGTAAGGAAGTGTATTAAGATGCAAAGGAAATGAAGCTCATAAGAGACGATCAGTACAGCATAGAAACATTAAACGATCCTGTCATTAAACCTTCACGAGATAATCCATGACTAACCACAGATTTAAAGACAGTGTTCTCCTTCTTCTCAGACTCCTTAAAACAGTAAACAGGAGCCTGCCACTTCGGATCCTCTAGCACCGCCCCCACTTCAAATGTCATCACATGAGCAGTCATTCCTGCAAATCCATGGgattttcatcataaaaaagcCCTAATAATCACACTTTTAGCAAATAACCAGAATCAAATTATACCAATCAATCTATAACTTATGAACTTGATAAACAACAAACAGATAATGATGAAAAGAAATGGGCAATGGTTAAAGTTTAAGTTAAAAGGAGATGGTATCAAAAGGAGTATACCAGTGTAAAAGACCCAGTGAACAGGTCTCATTGTTATGACATCTTCATAGTACCAAATAAAGTCCACCTTCTGCCACACATTGCAGAGGAAGCCATCAACTTCTTGTTGGCCAAGATAGGTAGCACCTTCAAGCCAATTGGGGCGGAGAACACCAACTGGGAAATGCAAGACTCTGCATTCTTGATTGGAGTCTAACGTGTAGATATAGGAGGTGCCATTATCCCATTCAAGGTCATAAAGAAGCTTTCCAAGTTGGTTCTGGATTATGTTGAAGTTGCGGCCATTAGTCCAGTCATACCAGAGGTCCACCACCTGAAGTGAGCCATTGTTATTCATGAAGATTATTGAATGGAATTGGTGTGGCCATGGAGCTGGAGTTGGGTCTGCTGGTTTTGATGATAGTGAagagaaacaaagagagaaGGCTAATGGGAGaatgaggagagagagagatttcacTTTAGAGCCCATTGCTCTTGTTCTTTTACAATTCAATGAGTGTAATGAAGAATCAAGTGACGAGAGGATAGAACAAGAAAGCAACAGGGTGAATAAATAAGGTCCACAAAAGATACAGAGGATGTGGCTTTATCCTTAGACATTAAAATGGGAAATTCCACTTTCAGCCCAACAAAACCTTGGTTTCATCAAAAACTGCCTCGTGGCTGCACTTAATTTTGACGTGTGCCTCAATGGCTGCTTGTTTTAATGTGTCGTTTGAGATTCCAGttgcttattaattttttttttttaagaaatacattaagatttttaatgatattttttaattttaaaaaattatttttaatattaaaatattaaaacaattaaaaaacactaaaaaaaacattagttttaaatataaaaagtcaGCTTTTTTGAAAACGGGCTAGATAACGATTCCAAACAAGcctaaataaaaagagagtaCAAACagcatattgaaaaatatttttctaaactaaatagaataaaatatattaaaaaaaaaacaaataattttcaaataatcttattataaggttcaacagtgaaatgcaaggcCTCCAAATACAGCTCCGCTTTTGTTAACAGCCATcggtccttttttattttgctagtcATGAGGaagaaataacaacaacaattaacGGTATTCATAAGAGCACACGTTAATACATTATGACTCGTCAAAAAGCTCAAATGAACAGTCTATATAGCTTCCGGTAGTAGTAGGGCTACTGGTTTCCAGCCACTGGGCTGCCAGCACTTTTCTTGATATCATCCCATCCTCTTACCCATGGCTGTCCAGGTATTGCCCGTGTCTCGGGGGCTGCATGGCTGCTGAGATTGTTCATGATCTTGTCACGCACAGCAGAGAATACCTAAAACAGCAAATTAACCACATAAGCGTGCAATTTATAGGGAAAGGAAGAATCTGGAGGAAAACCAATTTTAGGGCCATCTAAATGTCTCACAGGATTTATGCTCACTGCTTCAGGGGGTTGCTCCTGTCCAGTTAACCATTTCCAAAGATCTGGATTTTCCTTCAGAAGCAAAACAATGTATTCAGTCGCAAATATTAAACACCAGGCAACAGACTTTTCTCTTTCAGACTTCAGACCAAGCAATTATGCCCAGCCTTAGTCAAGTAACATGTCAAAGCAGATCCACAAGCATACTCTCTTTTGGCATTACCTTAATTTGTACCTAAGCATCAAATATGCAAGGCAAGAAAACTTTTATGAAACAATTTTATTGTGGACTCTGTTCCAAGTGACTAGGCAAACATTCTTGCCATCCCTCAATATTGCATAAAGATGTCTGTAAGTGTTTTGATTATGTGGAAGAGAACCAAGTGTTTTGAATACTGTGGAAGAGAACCAATACA
The sequence above is drawn from the Populus alba chromosome 15, ASM523922v2, whole genome shotgun sequence genome and encodes:
- the LOC118028387 gene encoding uncharacterized protein At4g14100, with product MGSKVKSLSLLILPLAFSLCFSSLSSKPADPTPAPWPHQFHSIIFMNNNGSLQVVDLWYDWTNGRNFNIIQNQLGKLLYDLEWDNGTSYIYTLDSNQECRVLHFPVGVLRPNWLEGATYLGQQEVDGFLCNVWQKVDFIWYYEDVITMRPVHWVFYTGMTAHVMTFEVGAVLEDPKWQAPVYCFKESEKKENTVFKSVVSHGLSREGLMTGSFNVSMLY
- the LOC118028388 gene encoding uncharacterized protein, whose protein sequence is MALHAPIRLQATKTSPPPSLLAPNGNNVGLKGPTDRFALKSSFFSPSLHLLIASYNQKQPLASAAPRFSMRAATKQSYICRDCGYIYNDRKPFDKQPDNYFCPVCGAPKRRFREYMPAVTKNVNDKDVRKARKAQIQKDEAIGRALPIAVVVGIVALAGIYFYINNSFPG